In Haematobia irritans isolate KBUSLIRL chromosome 1, ASM5000362v1, whole genome shotgun sequence, a genomic segment contains:
- the LOC142220901 gene encoding uncharacterized protein LOC142220901, translating to MYNANYMEGVPVKIAEKYKPPPEIYKLPQYLVNKLNLEDNFYENSTQYKYDMQLERKALTKIGEWKRIRQRNKDARRERKAKRDLQRQEDEKRQRNLLMCVSYPSADDLSSSSSDGGETNDTAQAVGGDSKDTVSKGEQYPEICVTSSANSFHNILQPTVLSNSGTPTSTTNNSIGHSIFPMVKSTTQSMAFNYKDFEDDTSSPFDNIELKTINDLDVLAQVLHNTQIKTIPDNNGPLYPNEDVLLDESSRASDTEGHEKLVLNENIPKHTNLPKFSYDLGNLNSAQEARSKLNDYSAVLERYNNTANNQSPSNPIETYIGVDQQQQQQQHYHGFGNINYYNNMNPIQSNVYAMQSIVPNSTDGTLDATRWKSVPDILKELRDEIRNSELRRTRNCSHNLGNTSGSNDVSPVNVFSNNGIPEKDAFFELDSEAKQLAEQISSMGFPKTRVARIVQLVGPDDKKIIEHLIPLSELADLGFDENKISEALLRHENNKNKALDDLIS from the exons ATGTACAATGCCAATTACATGGAAGGTGTTCCTGTCAAGATAGCAGAAAAATACAAGCCACCTCCCGAAATTTACAAATTGCCCCAATATTtagtaaacaaattaaatttagaagaTAACTTTTACGAGAATTCTACACAATATAAATATGATATGCAATTGGAGCGTAAGGCTCTAACGAAGATAGGCGAATGGAAGCGAATAAGGCAGCGTAACAAGGATGCAAGAAGGGAACGCAAAGCTAAACGGGATTTGCAAAGGCAGGAAGATGAAAAACGTCAGAGGAATCTATTAATGTGTGTATCTTACCCAAGTGCCGATGATTTATCATCATCCAGCAGCGATGGTGGCGAAACGAATGATACTGCACAGGCAGTGGGTGGAGATTCCAAAGACACAGTATCCAAAGGTGAACAATATCCGGAAATTTGTGTAACAAGCTCTGCAAACAGCTTCCATAACATATTACAACCCACAGTATTGTCTAATAGCGGAACTCCAACGTCAACAACAAATAATAGTATCGGTCATAGTATATTTCCCATGGTGAAGTCTACAACTCAGTCGATGGCTTTCAATTATAAAGATTTTGAAGATGACACTTCCTCACCATTTGATAATATTGAACTTAAAACTATTAATGATTTGGATGTCTTGGCGCAAGTATTGCACAATACACAAATTAAAACTATTCCAGACAACAATGGGCCCTTATATCCCAATGAGGATGTTTTGCTAGATGAAAGCTCGAGGGCATCCGATACAGAGGGGCACGAGAAACTGGTATTGAACGAAAACATTCCGAAACAtacaaatctaccaaagttCAGTTATGACCTTGGTAATTTAAACTCTGCTCAGGAAGCTCGAAGTAAACTTAATGATTACAGTGCAGTATTGGAGAGGTATAACAATACTGCGAACAACCAATCACCCTCGAACCCTATAGAAACATACATTGGTGTAgatcaacagcagcaacaacaacagcactaTCATGGATTTGGTAATATAAATTACTACAATAATATGAATCCCATACAGTCGAATGTATACGCAATGCAAAGCATAGTTCCAAATAGTACTGACGGTACTCTCGACGCTACGCGGTGGAAGAGTGTTCCAGATATTCTAAAAGAGTTGAGGGACGAAATAAGAAACTCTGAATTAAGGCGAACTAGAAACTGTAGCCACAATTTAGGAAATACTTCAGGTAGCAATG ATGTATCCCCAGTGAACGTTTTTAGCAATAATGGCATACCAGAAAAGGATGCATTTTTCGAGTTAGATTCCGAGGCAAAGCAGTTAGCAGAACAAATTAGCAGTATGGGTTTCCCCAAAACGCGTGTAGCTAGAATTGTCCAGCTTGTTGGgcctgatgataaaaag ataaTTGAACATTTAATACCATTAAGTGAACTTGCCGATTTGGGAtttgatgaaaataaaatatctgAAGCATTGCtgcgtcacgaaaataataaaaataaagctcTAGACGATTTAATTTCATAG